In Pyrus communis chromosome 15, drPyrComm1.1, whole genome shotgun sequence, the genomic stretch TGAGTGTTGGTATTAGTCATGCTCGTTTCTCACACTCTGATAAATTGCTATTTTACTCCTCGTATTCAGTTGAgttcatatacatatatacctaATTTTAAAACTCAAACATGTATTGGTGCGAAAATGTAAACCCTAAAAGCTACAATCGGAGACAATGACAGAGATCAGTCTTCACGTATTTAACTGATGCATAAAATATAGGAGTGCTATTCAAACTCTTTTCAAAGGCAAAATTACTTTATAGTATTCAAATACTATCACGTGTATAACAAATTACTTTATATGTTATAATACGAGTAGATGGTTGGCAAGTTTATGTTTTAGagtataattttaataaaaaaccatacaTATTTTTAGAACAAATAGGCTGATTTTATGATGAGGCAGATTTTAAATTATGGTATTACAAGTATGAACGATTACAAATATTACATATGTAAATCAACTTGAACTTGCTCACGAGAGAGTTTGAATAGTATTCCTATTGGTGCATACATAATTGCACGTTACGAGAATAGCCCATCTCAATCAGTCCCGAGACCCTAAAGCTTCTGTGTATATACGAAACTGTCAACCTTTTGATAGGTTTGTTACATAactttatataatatatatatatatatcgaattAGTTTATAGAGAAAAATGTACATTAAATATTAATCTTAAGGTCCTCAACCACTATAAATTGAAAGCACGGGCCTTCTCAAACGGACAAAAAGCAAGCAATTTCACAAAGCACTTTCACAAAAAGCTAGCCATCTACATTGACAGTTTGGTTCAGTAACAATGAACACCACCATGGATTCAAAGAAATCTAACAAGATCAGAGACATTGTCAGGCTCCGACAGATTCTCAAGAAGTGGAGAAAGATTGCTAACTCATCAAATGCAATCTCCGGCACCACCGCCGCCACCACTGCAACTAGCAGCAGCAAGAGCATCAAGTTTTTGAAGAGGACACTTTCTCTGTCTGAAAAAACAACGACTTCATTTGACGCATCAAACAATGCTGCTGTCCCCAAAGGCTACCTTGCTGTCTGTGTTGGGGAAGAGCTCAAGAGGTTTGTCATCCCAACTGACTACTTGGGTCGGCCGGCTTTCCACATTCTGTTGAGGGAGGCGGAGGAGGAGTTCGGGTTTCAGCAGACCGGCGTTCTGAGGATTCCATGTGAGGTTTCTGTGTTTGAAGGTATTCTGAAGATGGTGGAGGAAGACAAGGACATGTTCTTCAATAATATGGGAGGCTGCTCATCATCTGAAGACCAGCTCAACTTTTCTCACCACCCAGAAAGCCCAATGTGCAGATAGGGTTTTGAACCTTTATTTTTCCTACCTTTTCTTTTACTCCTCAAGATCTTATCTTTCAGATGAGAAGGAGGTGAAAGAGATTTGAAGTTGAGTTATGTAAATTATCCTCTGATGCATTTTGTCAGGCATCCAATTCCAATTCAACATCTGATTTTCTGAGACATCTAATCTACTATTTTGGTAGCAGAACTGCATATAGTAATATACTTACAGATTATATACATAGTGTAGCGTTAATGAATTAGTAAGATAATATGACACTAATCGCTCGTCCGGACACCCCATCCAAGCAGTCATAGTCAATAATCTAAGATCTTGATATCAGAAAATGCATATACTAAAGTACGTAAAATCCCAacattaaaaagtaaaaatgaaaaatgaagagTTGTTAGAAAGCTATGTCAATCAAGATTTGAAAAACTGATGAGgtttcaaaaccctaaaatttccAAAAGTTCTCCACTAAATCAGATGACAAAGTCAATTAACGACATAAGCAGCTGGCCAATGTTTGCAAGAAATAACATCATCCATTAGATTTAGAAATCAAAAGGTATccgattaaaaaaatgaaatatgttgaaaaaagagagagcttcattcaaaagaaaaagaggctTGGTCAACATTTCTCCTGGTGACCCCAATGAAAATGTTTAACCATGTCTGCCATGACAGTTTCATGAACTTTGAAAATGCCCGTAGTACTATTAAGTACTATTAACACCTAAAGTGTTGCCCTATTATAAGAGCCTCTAGATTTTCGGTACTTTCATCTTTGTTGTCAGCTAACCACTCGTCTGAATTTGCGATGCACCTGTATAAAAACTTATAAGAAAATGTTAACATCAATTGTATACGCATGTATAAAATGTTTCTAATTAATGATTTATGAAACTCACAAACCAAACCGCCAAAATCAACCATACACGTACATGAGTTGTTGGCCGTAGCATTTTAATAATCTGCAAGCTATG encodes the following:
- the LOC137718734 gene encoding protein SMALL AUXIN UP-REGULATED RNA 51-like; translation: MNTTMDSKKSNKIRDIVRLRQILKKWRKIANSSNAISGTTAATTATSSSKSIKFLKRTLSLSEKTTTSFDASNNAAVPKGYLAVCVGEELKRFVIPTDYLGRPAFHILLREAEEEFGFQQTGVLRIPCEVSVFEGILKMVEEDKDMFFNNMGGCSSSEDQLNFSHHPESPMCR